A window of Longispora fulva contains these coding sequences:
- a CDS encoding ROK family protein, with amino-acid sequence MTEVLALDIGGTKLAAGLVGPDGTVLAHRVVPTPVTDDPEVVFGAVLDLLAPFDAPVIGVGSAGPLDPFGGTVSPLNTPAWRGFPLVKRLTEAYGRPVVLAGDGHCFALAEHWLGAGRGSAALLGMVVSTGVGGGLILADQLILGPSGNAGHIGHAIVDPAGPACACGSRGCVEAYSSGPSLVRWALSQGWVVAAPVPTARDLAASAAAGDPIALAAFDRGARALAAGILSAAAIVDLDTVVIGGGVAASGPILFDPLHRWIAELAGLDFLQGLRVLPARLTEAGVIGAAALAFRR; translated from the coding sequence ATGACCGAAGTACTCGCCCTCGACATCGGCGGCACCAAGCTCGCCGCCGGCCTCGTCGGACCGGATGGCACAGTGCTCGCGCACCGGGTCGTCCCCACCCCGGTCACCGACGACCCCGAGGTGGTGTTCGGGGCGGTGCTGGACCTGCTCGCCCCGTTCGACGCGCCGGTGATCGGGGTCGGCTCGGCAGGACCCCTGGACCCGTTCGGGGGTACCGTCAGCCCGCTGAACACCCCGGCGTGGCGCGGATTCCCCCTGGTCAAGCGGCTGACTGAGGCCTACGGTCGCCCCGTGGTCCTCGCAGGGGACGGGCACTGCTTCGCGCTCGCCGAGCACTGGCTGGGCGCGGGCCGGGGCAGTGCCGCGCTGCTCGGCATGGTGGTGTCCACCGGCGTCGGCGGCGGACTGATCCTCGCCGACCAGCTGATCCTCGGCCCGTCCGGCAACGCCGGGCACATCGGGCACGCGATCGTCGACCCGGCGGGGCCGGCGTGCGCGTGCGGGAGCAGGGGCTGTGTGGAGGCGTACTCCTCCGGCCCGTCCCTGGTCCGCTGGGCCCTGTCCCAGGGCTGGGTCGTGGCGGCACCCGTCCCCACCGCCCGCGATCTGGCCGCCTCGGCCGCCGCCGGTGACCCGATCGCCCTCGCGGCCTTCGACCGCGGCGCGCGCGCCCTGGCCGCCGGCATCCTCAGCGCCGCGGCGATCGTCGACCTGGACACCGTCGTGATCGGCGGCGGCGTCGCGGCGAGCGGCCCGATCCTCTTCGACCCGCTGCACAGGTGGATCGCCGAGCTGGCCGGCCTGGACTTCCTCCAGGGCCTGCGGGTGCTTCCGGCGCGGCTGACGGAGGCTGGCGTGATCGGAGCCGCGGCACTCGCGTTCCGGCGCTGA
- a CDS encoding GNAT family N-acetyltransferase has translation MSAEVIIRPTTIEDLPTIAAIRLATYPYLVRSLEAYQQRFPIVPERARKLDVVAVADGLVVGRATAELDIFTTEQGAAGVDVLVAAEHRRQGIGTALFAQAELHLGEIGARRVRAWVPGEPDLLNWARGLDFEPSRPVSYSKADPTALPAMPDLPPGVTLVSTADLGPEATYELDRVTVTDEPGDVEIEMIPYEEWLALEWDDVDRRHDLSVVALVDGVPAAYTVVQADQETGRSWSGGTGVLRDFRGRGLAKLVKSDSLRRVAAAGITAAYTANDDQNAPMLAVNNWLGYRVTATQWSCLRTL, from the coding sequence ATGTCAGCAGAAGTGATCATCCGACCGACCACGATCGAGGACCTCCCCACGATCGCGGCCATCCGCCTCGCCACGTACCCGTATCTGGTGCGCAGCCTGGAGGCGTACCAGCAGCGGTTCCCGATCGTGCCCGAGCGGGCCAGGAAGCTCGACGTGGTCGCCGTCGCCGACGGGCTCGTCGTGGGTCGGGCGACCGCCGAGCTGGACATCTTCACCACGGAGCAGGGCGCGGCGGGGGTGGATGTTCTCGTCGCGGCCGAGCACCGGCGCCAGGGCATCGGTACGGCGCTGTTCGCGCAGGCCGAACTGCACCTGGGCGAGATCGGGGCCCGCCGGGTGCGGGCGTGGGTCCCCGGCGAGCCGGACCTGCTGAACTGGGCCCGCGGCCTGGACTTCGAACCGAGCCGCCCGGTGTCCTACTCGAAGGCCGACCCGACGGCCCTGCCGGCGATGCCGGACCTCCCGCCCGGGGTCACCCTCGTCTCGACGGCGGACCTCGGCCCGGAGGCGACCTACGAACTCGACCGGGTGACCGTCACCGACGAACCCGGCGACGTGGAGATCGAGATGATCCCGTACGAGGAGTGGCTGGCCCTCGAGTGGGACGACGTGGACCGCAGGCACGACCTGAGCGTCGTGGCGCTGGTCGACGGCGTGCCGGCGGCGTACACCGTCGTGCAGGCCGACCAGGAGACCGGTCGGAGCTGGTCGGGCGGCACGGGGGTGCTCCGGGACTTCCGGGGCCGTGGGCTGGCGAAGCTCGTCAAGTCCGACTCGTTGCGCCGGGTGGCGGCTGCCGGGATCACGGCGGCGTACACCGCGAACGACGACCAGAACGCGCCGATGCTGGCGGTCAACAACTGGCTCGGCTACCGGGTCACGGCGACCCAGTGGTCCTGTTTGAGGACCCTGTGA
- a CDS encoding DUF11 domain-containing protein, whose product METQEHRGSPSWVRAVAAVATVLGVGISAAACAAKHTPDGQASTPGMVAHTAAPSGAPVARRAVSNGVDQELANATVDIPGRGPTSLCKGGRLTFTNAVSVIDGELNYTILKTVESDLDGDGTTEVTALLTCAVRDPSLQVVTFSPTGQGGFTTVGTVLQNEGPVATIYDLRLADGGAVSAQVSDHQVSRATDAEHRTEPQWRTYARRDGTFAQVAGPTTFPADQRYVDLDVSTGNLVLEPAGSGRRHGVLKVTVRNNGTLAAPSLRVDLRVPVGLTRAGDGWAGCDPEQPEPPSRATVCHYGELAPGASRVLSLEFTANEGADLLQGGSSVHAASQMPSGESLADSDQSNNSESIRISRR is encoded by the coding sequence GTGGAGACACAGGAACACAGGGGATCGCCGAGCTGGGTCCGCGCGGTCGCGGCGGTGGCGACCGTGCTGGGCGTCGGGATCTCGGCGGCGGCGTGCGCGGCGAAGCACACGCCCGACGGTCAGGCGTCGACGCCGGGCATGGTGGCGCACACCGCCGCGCCGTCGGGAGCGCCCGTCGCCCGGCGGGCCGTGTCCAACGGGGTCGACCAGGAACTGGCCAACGCCACGGTTGATATTCCGGGCCGGGGCCCGACCTCGCTCTGCAAGGGCGGTCGGCTCACGTTCACGAACGCCGTGAGCGTCATCGACGGCGAGCTGAACTACACGATCCTCAAGACCGTGGAGTCCGACCTGGACGGCGACGGCACGACCGAGGTGACGGCTCTGCTCACCTGCGCGGTCAGGGACCCGAGTCTGCAGGTGGTCACGTTCAGCCCGACGGGCCAGGGCGGGTTCACGACCGTGGGCACGGTGCTCCAGAACGAGGGGCCCGTGGCGACGATCTACGACCTCCGGCTGGCCGACGGCGGCGCGGTGTCCGCGCAGGTGTCCGACCACCAGGTGTCCAGGGCGACCGACGCCGAGCACCGCACCGAGCCGCAGTGGCGCACGTACGCCCGGCGGGACGGGACGTTCGCGCAGGTCGCGGGCCCGACGACCTTCCCGGCCGACCAGAGGTACGTCGATCTGGACGTCTCCACCGGGAATCTGGTCCTCGAACCCGCCGGAAGCGGACGGCGGCACGGCGTCCTCAAGGTCACGGTGAGGAACAACGGCACCCTGGCGGCCCCGTCCCTGCGCGTCGACCTGCGGGTGCCGGTGGGACTGACGCGGGCCGGCGACGGCTGGGCCGGGTGCGACCCCGAGCAGCCGGAGCCGCCGTCGCGGGCCACGGTGTGTCACTACGGCGAGCTGGCGCCTGGGGCTTCGCGGGTGCTGAGCCTGGAGTTCACCGCGAACGAGGGCGCGGACCTCCTTCAGGGCGGGAGCAGCGTGCATGCCGCGTCGCAGATGCCGTCCGGCGAGTCCCTGGCCGACTCCGACCAGTCGAACAACTCGGAGTCGATCCGGATCAGCCGACGCTAG
- the add gene encoding adenosine deaminase codes for MTTPKIELHVHLEGTVRAQTLLDIARRNDMPLPADTVEGLASLYQFTDFEHFIRTWILTTNCLRRAEDFRQIVVDYAREAASFGVVYMEGIFSPAERVQNGIRWSEMFIGYTEGAVEARERYGVEIRFTPDLYRSMTDFELAEECARQCVRYADDGIVGMGVGGKEQGLSLLPFRRAAQIVQEAGLGFVPHAGESAGPESIIEALALDPHRIRHGIRAVEDPAVLKEIADRGIVLDVCPVSNLRTRVVPTLEEHPLPQLVAAGIQCSISTDDPAMFDTDLGRDYEAAATLGYTAEQAYAAGVAGALDFTGA; via the coding sequence ATGACGACCCCGAAGATCGAACTGCACGTCCACCTCGAGGGCACCGTCCGCGCGCAGACGCTCCTGGACATCGCCCGCCGCAACGACATGCCGCTGCCGGCCGACACGGTCGAGGGCCTGGCCTCGCTGTACCAGTTCACCGACTTCGAGCACTTCATCCGCACCTGGATCCTGACCACGAACTGCCTGCGCCGCGCGGAGGACTTCCGCCAGATCGTCGTGGACTACGCCCGGGAGGCCGCGTCCTTCGGCGTCGTCTACATGGAGGGCATCTTCTCCCCCGCCGAGCGGGTCCAGAACGGTATCCGCTGGTCGGAGATGTTCATCGGGTACACCGAGGGCGCCGTCGAGGCCCGCGAGCGCTACGGGGTGGAGATCAGGTTCACGCCGGACCTGTACCGGAGCATGACCGACTTCGAGCTGGCCGAGGAGTGCGCCCGCCAGTGCGTCCGGTACGCCGACGACGGCATCGTCGGCATGGGCGTCGGCGGCAAGGAGCAGGGCCTGTCGCTGCTGCCGTTCCGCCGGGCCGCCCAGATCGTCCAGGAGGCCGGGCTGGGCTTCGTGCCGCACGCCGGCGAGAGCGCGGGGCCCGAGTCGATCATCGAGGCGCTGGCGCTGGACCCGCACCGGATCCGGCACGGCATCCGCGCCGTGGAGGACCCCGCCGTTCTCAAGGAGATCGCCGACCGGGGCATCGTGCTCGACGTGTGCCCCGTGTCGAACCTGCGCACCCGCGTCGTGCCGACCCTTGAGGAGCACCCGTTGCCGCAGCTCGTCGCGGCCGGCATCCAGTGTTCGATCAGCACCGACGACCCGGCGATGTTCGACACGGACCTGGGCCGCGACTACGAGGCCGCGGCGACGCTGGGCTACACGGCGGAGCAGGCCTACGCGGCCGGGGTTGCCGGCGCGCTGGACTTCACGGGCGCGTGA
- a CDS encoding GNAT family N-acetyltransferase: protein MTEFTIRESTVEDVPEFARVRAIVTPWQGASVATQVNWFRNASPAAKALRLCAEVDGRIAGFGNCGLNVTTSQVGACDVGVMVVPEFRGRGIGGALLDRFEAHLRSVGGLRARGGVAEGPGLDWVKARGYELGASERFSVVDPQVLPPLPATPDGVTVVSLAEITPEAAHELDTAAFADEPGDVPYDGMSFTDFMTRVWNGPDLDKYVSVVAIVDGMAVSSVLLDVNRETGWSMSGGTGTLPAYRGRGIAKLLKSVSLRRAAEVGVTAAYTSNDYSNAPMLAINDWLGYRVTDTQWACLKDLA, encoded by the coding sequence ATGACGGAATTCACCATTCGTGAGTCCACTGTCGAGGATGTGCCGGAGTTCGCCCGGGTCCGGGCCATCGTGACCCCGTGGCAGGGCGCGAGCGTCGCGACCCAGGTCAACTGGTTCCGCAACGCCTCGCCGGCGGCGAAGGCACTGCGGCTGTGCGCCGAGGTCGACGGCCGGATCGCCGGCTTCGGCAACTGCGGGCTGAACGTGACGACCAGCCAGGTCGGGGCGTGCGACGTGGGCGTCATGGTCGTGCCGGAGTTCCGGGGGCGCGGGATCGGCGGCGCTCTCCTGGACCGGTTCGAGGCGCATCTGCGCTCGGTCGGTGGCCTGCGGGCCCGGGGCGGGGTCGCGGAGGGCCCCGGCCTCGACTGGGTCAAGGCGCGCGGCTACGAGCTCGGCGCGTCCGAGCGTTTCTCGGTGGTCGATCCCCAGGTGCTCCCACCGCTGCCCGCGACCCCGGACGGCGTCACGGTGGTCTCCCTGGCGGAGATCACCCCGGAGGCCGCACACGAGCTCGACACGGCGGCGTTCGCTGACGAGCCGGGCGACGTGCCCTATGACGGGATGTCGTTCACGGACTTCATGACCCGGGTGTGGAACGGGCCCGATCTGGACAAGTACGTCAGCGTCGTGGCTATCGTGGACGGCATGGCTGTCTCATCAGTACTCCTCGATGTGAACCGCGAGACCGGCTGGTCGATGTCCGGCGGCACGGGCACCCTGCCGGCGTACCGGGGGCGGGGAATCGCCAAGCTGCTCAAGTCGGTGTCGCTGCGCCGGGCCGCCGAGGTGGGCGTGACGGCCGCGTACACCAGCAACGACTACTCCAACGCGCCGATGCTCGCGATCAACGACTGGCTCGGCTACCGGGTCACCGACACCCAGTGGGCCTGCCTGAAGGACCTGGCGTGA
- a CDS encoding glycoside hydrolase family 18 protein: MPPARRWAAALIGAALLAPLATAPPAQAAPDDNAPAKVVTAYFADWDVYGRQYFVKDIPATKLNVIQYAFGYPTFDAATGKVGCAPVDAWADYQQVYWGGENTVDGVADNYPDQRLYGNFNQIRKLKAKYPHLKVEISLGGWTKSTWFSTVARTPERRAAFVKSCVDTFIKGDLPSGGWPENAGGPGAAAGVFDGIDIDWEYPTQAAGGNVDPRPEDRKNATALFQEFRTQLDTVGKSTGKHYLLTAALPATTKSTKYFELSKVARILDWVNVMTYDYTVGGDVRTGPSSPFGWDPRDANSSDPTWNTVGTVVHYLQNGVPANKIVVGVPFYGIQYLRTEGLYRTHDSHGLDANTLRWDSTPNPTYRDVRDVAGLQFSRNPLTGEPSLYGTATHQLCGAFNPDGSCSAPYQETASTLITYTDPTSIALRVALVKTVQLRGLMAWELSQDSDDHALLTEMARVLPH; the protein is encoded by the coding sequence ATGCCACCAGCCAGACGCTGGGCCGCCGCCCTGATCGGCGCCGCCCTGCTCGCACCCCTCGCCACCGCGCCACCGGCCCAGGCCGCACCGGACGACAACGCCCCGGCCAAGGTCGTCACCGCGTACTTCGCGGACTGGGACGTCTACGGCCGGCAGTACTTCGTCAAGGACATCCCGGCCACGAAGCTCAACGTGATCCAGTACGCGTTCGGCTACCCGACGTTCGACGCGGCCACCGGCAAGGTCGGCTGCGCCCCGGTGGACGCCTGGGCCGACTACCAGCAGGTCTACTGGGGTGGCGAGAACACTGTCGACGGCGTCGCCGACAACTACCCCGACCAGCGGCTCTACGGCAACTTCAACCAGATCCGCAAGCTCAAGGCGAAGTACCCCCATCTCAAGGTCGAGATCTCGCTCGGCGGCTGGACCAAGTCGACCTGGTTCTCCACCGTCGCCCGGACGCCCGAACGCCGCGCCGCCTTCGTGAAATCCTGTGTCGACACCTTCATCAAGGGTGACCTGCCCTCGGGCGGCTGGCCGGAGAACGCCGGCGGGCCGGGTGCCGCCGCAGGGGTGTTCGACGGGATCGACATCGACTGGGAGTACCCGACGCAGGCGGCCGGCGGCAATGTCGACCCGAGGCCGGAGGACCGGAAGAACGCCACGGCGCTGTTCCAGGAGTTCCGGACCCAGCTCGACACTGTCGGAAAGTCGACTGGAAAACACTATCTACTGACCGCCGCGCTGCCCGCCACGACGAAGAGCACGAAGTATTTCGAGCTGTCGAAGGTCGCGAGGATCCTCGACTGGGTCAATGTCATGACCTACGACTACACGGTCGGCGGGGACGTCAGAACCGGACCGTCGTCGCCGTTCGGATGGGATCCCAGGGACGCGAACTCCTCCGACCCGACATGGAACACCGTGGGCACTGTCGTGCACTATCTGCAAAACGGCGTACCGGCGAACAAAATCGTGGTCGGCGTTCCGTTCTACGGAATCCAGTACCTGCGCACCGAGGGGCTCTACAGGACGCATGACAGCCACGGGCTGGACGCGAACACATTGCGCTGGGACTCCACGCCCAATCCGACCTATCGTGACGTGCGCGACGTCGCGGGCCTGCAGTTCAGCCGCAATCCCCTCACTGGCGAACCTTCCCTGTACGGGACCGCAACCCACCAGCTGTGCGGGGCGTTTAACCCGGATGGGAGCTGCTCGGCTCCGTACCAGGAAACAGCGTCGACCCTGATCACCTACACGGATCCGACATCGATCGCGTTACGAGTCGCGTTGGTGAAGACCGTGCAGTTGCGTGGGCTGATGGCGTGGGAGTTGAGCCAGGACTCCGACGATCACGCACTGCTCACCGAGATGGCACGTGTTCTGCCCCACTGA
- a CDS encoding GNAT family N-acetyltransferase → MIREARDADLVEITALRNEVMPYLVSSVEGTRAAVNAMPEWAKLRWLVAEVDGRLVGWARAGLSLFTPEPGAADVGAAVLPEYRGRGIGSALLVEGVAHVKQIGAVTARGRAFDEPGILRWAERHGFAAGAGHAAQISVVDPRAIPGAPACPGHIRLVSFDEVDPRVVYDLEAATGPDIPAGVPLAPIPYEDWLGMTWGNPDLFRGGSVVALDGDVPVAYTLTVADLSTGRSWTNMTGTLRSHRGLGLAKIVKVEALHRSARAGITRAYTGNDATNAPMLAVNDWLGYQRAATQVTVARKL, encoded by the coding sequence GTGATCCGGGAGGCGCGCGACGCGGACCTGGTGGAGATCACCGCGCTGCGCAACGAGGTGATGCCGTACCTGGTGTCGAGCGTCGAGGGCACCCGCGCGGCCGTGAACGCCATGCCCGAATGGGCGAAGCTGCGCTGGCTGGTCGCCGAGGTCGACGGCCGGCTGGTGGGCTGGGCGCGGGCGGGCCTGAGCCTGTTCACGCCCGAGCCGGGCGCGGCGGATGTCGGCGCGGCGGTGCTGCCGGAGTACCGGGGACGCGGGATCGGCTCGGCCCTGCTGGTCGAGGGCGTGGCGCACGTGAAGCAGATCGGCGCGGTGACGGCCCGGGGCCGGGCGTTCGACGAGCCCGGGATTCTCCGCTGGGCGGAGCGACACGGGTTCGCGGCCGGCGCGGGCCACGCGGCCCAGATCTCCGTGGTCGACCCGCGCGCGATCCCCGGGGCCCCGGCCTGCCCGGGGCACATCCGGCTCGTGTCGTTCGACGAGGTCGACCCGCGCGTCGTGTACGACCTGGAGGCCGCGACCGGCCCGGACATCCCCGCGGGCGTCCCGCTCGCCCCGATCCCGTACGAGGACTGGTTGGGCATGACGTGGGGCAACCCGGACCTGTTCCGGGGCGGGAGCGTGGTGGCGCTCGACGGGGACGTGCCGGTGGCGTACACGCTGACGGTCGCGGATCTGTCGACCGGACGGTCGTGGACGAACATGACCGGCACGCTGCGCTCGCACCGGGGCCTGGGCCTGGCGAAGATCGTGAAGGTGGAGGCGCTGCACCGCTCGGCGCGGGCCGGCATCACCCGCGCCTACACCGGCAACGACGCCACCAACGCCCCGATGCTCGCGGTGAACGACTGGCTGGGCTACCAGCGGGCGGCGACCCAGGTCACGGTGGCTAGGAAGCTCTGA
- a CDS encoding tetratricopeptide repeat protein, protein MGWTMADCPRCAASVDLDDAQLLENYLGQDDEHALALLLLPFLHAGQFGEARRAHLRGYRALKDPAGHPALVAQHLLFCALTGNLDRAVALAEKHIADLMGELAALNVVLGRAVDAGHGAAPLRIPIDVAFTLGLTGPPTIASVSAAIGVTRSELRAEHYDVALSTLPSARLSAPPMDFGLPATAEGWLDRCDELAELHEYESAYHAAGNALALDPEPEVRAEVLGYRVRLLSELERREEIPPIIAERAALLRGLGEDAHAGWLERSAELAVQPLTGDEVALAETLVSEYDRPELPLRVRAMPRLLLGHVLLYALRAEEAVSELQTGVEHARAGGAHRMADSAVYALAHALTITGEYAAAEHVLRATLSRPELRPATRPRLQLLLSQILAVSGQLATAAETAAEATEHFATLPGSSGWVGHASTLEVTYLAEMGDPVAAAERLRWTIERTQHAEWDATARWSLRCKLGSLLIAGHRIDEAVEVLRRITEELDVAADGVAGSEDDVADLAELAGEVWYWLGVAIRQRGDKRGALACWNKALDVLKDSPNSQAEPARIHFTIAELWHQDEKFQPAIAAYLESLVHIEQTRDPIAVAQVRRSLGLARCESGDPLGLNDLAEAREEAERLGEPMLLAELADVTARSLAVLKRYSEAVAPALQAADAYREAGDDVRAGLAELMAARIVAKQGQTVEAIALLRAAIEATIASGAGAHTVDSFLLLAELLDSQGNHAEAAEVRLEAEVRGL, encoded by the coding sequence GTGGGCTGGACCATGGCTGACTGCCCCCGCTGCGCCGCGTCCGTCGACCTCGACGACGCGCAGCTCCTGGAGAACTACCTCGGCCAGGACGACGAGCACGCCCTGGCGTTGCTGCTCCTGCCGTTCCTGCACGCCGGGCAGTTCGGCGAGGCGCGGCGCGCGCACCTGCGCGGCTACCGCGCGTTGAAGGACCCGGCGGGGCACCCGGCGCTGGTCGCCCAGCACCTGCTGTTCTGCGCGCTGACCGGCAACCTCGACCGGGCTGTCGCGCTCGCCGAGAAGCACATCGCCGACCTGATGGGCGAGCTGGCGGCCCTCAACGTCGTCCTCGGCCGGGCCGTGGACGCCGGGCACGGAGCCGCCCCGCTGCGGATCCCGATCGACGTCGCGTTCACCCTCGGCCTGACCGGCCCGCCGACCATCGCCAGCGTGTCGGCCGCCATCGGCGTGACCCGCAGCGAGCTGCGCGCCGAGCACTACGACGTCGCGCTGTCCACTCTGCCCAGTGCCCGGCTGTCCGCCCCGCCGATGGACTTCGGCCTGCCGGCGACGGCCGAAGGCTGGCTCGACCGGTGCGACGAGCTGGCTGAGCTGCACGAATACGAGTCGGCGTACCACGCTGCCGGTAACGCGCTCGCCCTGGATCCCGAGCCGGAGGTGCGCGCGGAGGTCCTCGGCTACCGGGTCCGGCTGCTGTCCGAGCTGGAGCGCCGCGAGGAGATCCCGCCGATCATCGCCGAGCGGGCGGCCTTGCTGCGCGGGCTCGGCGAGGACGCGCACGCCGGCTGGCTGGAGCGCTCCGCCGAGCTGGCCGTGCAACCGCTGACCGGCGACGAGGTGGCCCTGGCCGAAACTCTCGTTTCCGAGTACGACCGGCCTGAGCTGCCGTTACGGGTCCGCGCCATGCCGCGCCTGCTCCTCGGCCACGTGCTGCTGTACGCGCTGCGCGCCGAGGAGGCCGTCTCCGAACTCCAGACCGGGGTCGAGCACGCCCGGGCCGGCGGGGCGCACCGGATGGCCGACAGCGCCGTCTACGCCCTGGCGCACGCCCTGACCATCACCGGGGAGTACGCGGCGGCGGAGCACGTGCTGCGCGCCACCCTGTCCCGCCCCGAGCTGCGCCCGGCCACCCGGCCCCGCCTGCAGCTGCTGCTCTCCCAGATCCTCGCGGTGTCCGGACAGCTCGCCACGGCGGCCGAGACCGCCGCCGAGGCCACCGAGCACTTCGCCACCCTGCCCGGCTCGTCCGGCTGGGTGGGGCACGCGTCCACGCTGGAGGTCACGTACCTCGCGGAGATGGGTGACCCGGTCGCCGCCGCCGAGCGGCTGCGCTGGACGATCGAGCGCACACAGCACGCCGAGTGGGACGCGACGGCCCGCTGGTCGCTGCGCTGCAAGCTCGGTTCGCTGCTGATCGCCGGGCACCGGATCGACGAGGCCGTCGAGGTGCTCCGCCGGATCACGGAGGAGCTGGACGTCGCGGCCGACGGGGTCGCCGGCTCCGAGGACGACGTCGCCGACCTGGCCGAACTCGCCGGCGAGGTGTGGTACTGGCTGGGGGTCGCCATCCGGCAGCGCGGCGACAAGCGCGGCGCGCTGGCCTGCTGGAACAAGGCACTGGACGTGCTGAAGGACTCGCCGAACTCGCAGGCCGAGCCGGCCCGGATCCACTTCACGATCGCCGAGCTGTGGCACCAGGACGAGAAGTTCCAGCCGGCGATCGCCGCGTACCTGGAGTCGCTCGTGCACATCGAGCAGACCCGGGACCCGATCGCGGTCGCCCAGGTCCGCCGGTCGCTCGGGCTCGCCCGGTGCGAGAGCGGCGACCCGCTGGGGCTCAACGACCTGGCCGAGGCGCGCGAGGAGGCCGAGCGGCTGGGCGAGCCCATGCTGCTCGCCGAGCTGGCCGACGTGACCGCCCGGTCCCTGGCGGTCCTGAAGCGGTACTCCGAGGCGGTGGCGCCCGCGTTGCAGGCCGCCGACGCCTACCGGGAGGCCGGGGACGACGTGCGCGCCGGGCTGGCCGAGCTGATGGCCGCACGGATCGTGGCGAAGCAGGGGCAGACGGTCGAGGCGATCGCGCTGCTCCGGGCGGCGATCGAGGCGACGATCGCGTCGGGGGCCGGGGCGCACACCGTGGACTCGTTCCTGCTGCTCGCCGAGCTGTTGGACTCGCAGGGCAACCATGCGGAAGCGGCCGAGGTGCGGCTCGAGGCCGAGGTGCGCGGTCTTTAG
- a CDS encoding GlsB/YeaQ/YmgE family stress response membrane protein, with product MGRILEMLLASIIIGPIIGVIARLILPGKQNITVMKTIGVGIAAAFIGGVIALLFKVDSTSGIDWWQWAIQIVLGIIGVGLVSASGGKKSA from the coding sequence ATGGGACGAATCCTCGAGATGCTGCTGGCGTCGATCATCATTGGGCCGATCATCGGGGTGATCGCCCGGCTGATTCTCCCCGGCAAACAGAACATCACGGTCATGAAGACGATCGGGGTCGGCATCGCCGCGGCGTTCATCGGCGGCGTGATCGCCCTGCTCTTCAAGGTGGACTCGACCAGCGGCATCGACTGGTGGCAGTGGGCGATCCAGATCGTGCTCGGCATCATCGGCGTCGGCCTGGTCTCCGCCAGCGGGGGCAAGAAGAGCGCCTAG